The Candidatus Nitrosocaldus cavascurensis genome segment AGAGGAGTATGCAGGTGCAGAGTTCAAGGTGTTTGATGATGCAAAGATAAGGAAGCCAGAGTCATACTACATAAGTATATATGATCTTGCTAGATCAATAGGGTGGAGTCCATGAGTAGTAGCAGTATGATGGAACTATACCCAGGGGCTAGGAAGACTGCTAGAGCAGTAGCGGTGATAAGCGAGGGTAAAGGGAGGGTATGGATAAACAATACCCCTTTGGAGATAATTGAGCCAGAGGTTGCTAGATATATCATTCTAACCCCATTGATACTTGCTGGGGATGCAAGGGATAAGGTTGATCTTAAGGTTAAGGTTGAAGGAGGAGGTGTTATTGGTCAAGCATTGGCATCTGCAATAGCTATAGCAAGGGCGTTAACTGGATATGCTAAAGGCAAGAGGGAGGTTAAAGATCATCCACTACCAAAGAATGTTAGGGAAGAGATAAAGAAGAGGATAATTGAGTATGATAGGCATCTACTCATAGGGGATCCAAGGCAGAAGGAACCAAAGAAGTTTGGTGGCCCTGGAGCAAGGAGGAGAAGGCAGAAGTCATACAGGTAGGCAGATCGATCTCCATCTATCTATCAATCAATCCATTTATCAATATCTATCCATAAATTATTCCTGCTCTACCCTTGCTCTTGATGAGGAATACACTTCATTTCCATACTTCTTAACATAAACTATCCTACTTGCAGGTATGCTCTGAAAGTTCTCTGATAATTTAAGGAACTCATCAAGGCTTAACTCCTTCAGCATATCCTTATCCCTGTAGACAACAGTGTAGGCATTGATATCATCTGCATGTATGGCCTTGCTTAAGAGTTCCTCAAGCATACCCTTCCTTCTCCTCCTCCTTCTTCTCTTCATATTTCTATCCATTATAGTTGTATAATATTAATGAACCAATGAGTTAACGCATAGCCTTATTATTGCTGCTTTTACTCAACTATCCTAACTATCCTTTCTACACCCTTTGCTTCATCAGCACTGTTCCAGTAGTGCATGAAGAGATCACTGCACCATGTATGGAAGTACTTATCCTCGCTTAGGAATAGTATATTCATATCGAATATACTAGATAGGTTTGGTAGCATAAGCCCTGCCTCTCTCTCCGATACATATACAGCAGCACCTACACTCTCCGCTACCCTTGTTTGAAGTACGCCCTTTAGTTTAAATCCATGCATGGTCTTTGGTATACCAGAATCTATTATCTCCTTAGGTACTATAGTGCTATTTGTAAGGATCATTCTTATATTGATGCCATTACTCAACCTATCTATCAGAATCTTACCCTCCTCATACCACGCCTGTGCAACTATTATGTTAATGTACTCCTCTGCTCTAGCCTCCAACGCCTTCAGTTTCTCTAGAACAACAGAGACCCCATGGACAACTCTGCAGTTAACTAGTTCACCAACTCTGTTCATGAATACACTTGGTATCCTTGTTAGTGTGTATGATCTTAAGATGTCTATATGCTTTGCTATGAATCTGAAGTAGTTGAGTTGTCTAGCAGTAAGCATGCCACACTCAGTTAGTACGAATCTACCATTGGTATTCTTTGCAACCAGACCTGCATCAACAAGCCTAGCCATGTTTCTGTGGGTTTCTTGCATTGTGAGGTTCAGTGCTCTTGCAACCTCACCAAGCCTTAACTCTCTTCCCTTGCTTAACTCGTAAAGTATTGCCAATCTGCTTGGACTAGCAAGTTCGTAGAGTAGATCTGCTGTTATATGTATATCCTCGTCATCACTACTACTAGCATCATTCATGGATAATTTTAGGTATAAGATTTATTTAAATATAATAAAAATAAAATTGGTATAGATACATCACAGTACCTAATACCTAACGTTACCATCCATGCTTGTATCCATATCCATATTCATGGCCGTAGCCATAGTAGTAATGATCATGCCAATACTCTTTGTACCAGCCCTTGCTATTACCAGTTTCAACAACATCAATTACACTACCATCTTTTGCATCTACCCTTACCATATAGAACTTGCCTTCACCATCCTTAATCATGAAGGTGTAGAATGCGCTACCGTTATTCTTATCTATAATTAATTTACCAGACTCAACAGTTCCATTGACAACCTCTTTGACTGCATTTGTTGCTGCATCTGATATCTTTACAGCTATATTTGCATATGCATACTTTGATGATCTGAATATTACTGGCTCAGATGTGTAAAGCACAGAACCATTACCAGCATCTACTATCATCTTGTAACTTTCCCCTCTTTCAAGGTCTACTACTCTAAATGCATAAACCAGATAGCCCTGCATTACTGTGAACCTTCCCTCTGTAACTATCACCCCTACATTACCAGCCTCAACAGTCTTTGATGCTGATTCGAATGTAACCTTTCTATTCTCCTTTATGAAGTTCTCTATAACAGCAGCAAGGTTGGCAGAACCCTGTATCTCTGGTGTAGAATAGTATTTGTATGCTGATACTACACCTATGGTTGCAACTATTGCAGCAGCGACTATTGCTGCTATTATACCATACCTTCTCAACATTCTCATCCTATCTATTCTACCTATATTATTGCTAAATACATTGCTTGTATTCACTCTTGATAGTTGGTTGTTGATGTAATGATAAACTCTATTGCATATAATAAGCTTAACAGATTATAATAAGCTTTAGATTATAGATATATTCATAGCAAGCATGAACATCTAATACTAACATGAGAGGCATACTATATGCTGCAGCAGCGTGTACTGCAATAGGAGGAATACTACACCTCATCATGGCCCCTAGGCTACTTGAGTTCAATGTAGCAGGTGGGGCATTCTTCATAATAGCAGGGATACTACAACTCTTCTGGGTACTTCCAACTATAAAGCAATACTCAAACATATTCAACTATGTAGGTATTGGAGGCACTATAGGCTTAATAGCACTATGGGCTATAACTAGGGTTCCAAATCCTATAACTAATAGAGGCGGACCAATAAACGAGATGGGTATAGCAGTGCAGGTATTTCAGGTTGCATTTGTAGCGCTCTTAGCAGTTATAATAGCAAAGGGTAGAAGGACAGAGCGTAAAGTAGTATAGTAGCGTATAGTATCTGCACAAATACCTTTTATTTCACATATTTAGTCAGTATAGATCGGAATACTGTTTAACAAGTGAATCTAGATAACCATGAAGTAGTATATTAAATTATTTCTTTATCCTGTTATCTATGGCTATGCCTACATTAATTAAATTAAATTAACATGCTTAGCAAATAATGCTTACACCTTTGCATAAATAATCTTCTCTTAAAGCATAGTGATGGCTAGTGAGGTTTACAATAGAATAGAGGTAGCAGGTATATATGGTGTTAGGCGAGTAGATCTTAGAAAAGAGTTTGGCGAGGATGTGGATAAGCATGTTGAAGAGTTAATATCATCTGGTCTTATCTTCGCTGACAAGAAGAGTGGAGCAATAACATACTGGACAAAGGATAACTACATCAAGTATGTTATGGAGAACGATCCAAAGTTCAAGTTAATTCAGGTTATGATTAACTCTATAAGCAATGGTACAACAAGCAGAGAGGAAGATTGTAGAATGTATGATGCTCTTGAGGAGAGGGTAGTGAATATGATGCATAATACGATAGATGAGAAGGTTAGAGATCTAAACAGGTATATAGATGAGCATATCTCATTGATCAAGAATGATTATTCAAGTATAAACAGCCATATCATGCAAGAGATATCAAATATTAAAGAGGAGTTGAGCAATAAACTATCTCTGCTCAACACCATTATAGATGAGAGGATATCATCAACAAACAACGATCTTAATCTAAAGTTAGAGAATGTAAAGAATGAGTTTAATACTTCAACTAACAGGTTGGAGGAGAAGATCAATTCTATCCTAATTGATGTAGAGAGAAGGATTGCAGGTATGAATGTTGCTGATGAGATTCAAGATATAAGGAATGTTATGAATGAGAATGTATCATCTATAAGAGAGGAGATGGATAAGAGGTTGAATAACCTTCATCTAGAGATAGAGAGTAGGATCTCTGCATTGAAGGATGATCTATCATCTAGGATAATCAGGATAGATGAGAGCATACATGATGAACTTACAAGGATAAAGGTTGAGATGGGCGAGAGGATATCTGCTCTAAGCGATGAGATCAAGGCTATAGGTAGTATGTTGGAGGAGGTTAAGGTTATAACAACAAAGGGTAATGGTCATACTAATGGAAATGGTAAGACTAACAATGATGCTGGCAGAGAGCATATAACGCTAGAGCAGTTCAGGATAGATTTTGATAGAATGCTTGCAGAGGCATCCTCATCCATAGGCTGGGTTGAGTTGATAAGCATAAGGGAGAGGATGTGCAGGAAGTATGATATCACAGCACATGAGTTCTACTCGCTTGTATCACAACTGTTAGAGCGCTTCAGTAACAGATATGAACTCTCATCTGGAGGGCAGGAGGGTATAGTGATCAGGGGATTAGTGCATGGGTTCGTTAGGAGGATATAGGCATGAGTGTAAACCTCTACCCTTATGGATTGGAGCAGAACCCATTCCCTAGCAGCCCAACACCAACCATACATGATGCTAGGGTGCTAGGAGGTAAGAGGCATAGAGAGGCTAGGGATGCTATAGTTGCATGTATAGATGATCTCTACTCAAAGTTGAAGGCAAAGGATGGTAACTATGATTCAAGGGACTTTAGGTTGGTTACTGTAGTACAGGATATAGGCTCTGGCAAGACACACCTTGCATTGCACATAAAGAGCACAAGGGATGATGTGATATGCTCCTATGTTGATCTTAGCACGATCTCACCAAAGAGCATGCATGGTCTCTTCTCTAGCATACTGAGAGGATTCGATTCAGAGTATGTAGAGCATTTAAGATCAACTATAGTTGGTGAGATTAAGAGGAGAGCGATGGAAGGTAATAAGCATGCAAGGAAGTTCTTCAGACCATCGCTCTTCTTCAGCAACATAGAGAGGCTTGCTGATGATGTTATGAAGGGTAAGAGGGAACCAGACTTTAGGTACTTGAATCATGCCCTTGCTGATATGGATATAGATATGGATGAGTATGAACTCCTTGTAATTAAGAAGATAGTAGAGAATAGGTTCACAGATGTATCTGATCTAAGTAGCCTTGAGGATATGTTATCATTCCTTGCTTCCCTAGCAAGGATAAACCAGAGGTTCTTAAGCAAGATTACAGTTATAGAGATAGATGAGTTCGATTCCAACATGGACTCTATAGAATTCGTTAAAGCCATAATAAATGCACACCTCCCCTCTACAATAGTGCTTCTTATAACAACACCATCTGTTTATGATTCAATAAGGAGCATAAGCCCATCCCTATTCGATAGGCTTGAGAAGGCTAACTACAAGATAGATCTTGTAGGCTCAAGCACGTTCGATGAGATTGCTGATATAGCATTAGAGTACATAAGGAAGAATGTGAAGGATCTAAGGTTCAGCATACATGAGAGCGATATAACAGGCAAGATAAGGGTTGTGTACGATGAGTTCATAGAGTTCAGGAACATAAGATCGCTTCTAAACATACTCTACCATGCTATGGAGATAGCAGCAAGGAGGAGTGATAAGGTGCTAAGCGAGGAGGCAATAGAGGAGGCTATAAAGCAGGCATATCCAGGGCTTAGGGTGAGGGGTAGCCTTATGAACGTTCCTATAGCAGAGTACATGAGGATAAGGAGGGAGCATTCAAGCATTGATGCACTTGAGCATGGTGTTAAGCAGGCAGTGAAGAACCTCCTAGCACTAATGCAGGAACATGGTAAGATATCAAGGGTTGAGTACGATACTGCAATAAACAGTATAAGTGCAGATGCTGTATACATGGATGCAAATATGAAGAGGGTTGGTGTGATGGTAATCCTTGGCAAGGACTATGCAAGCATGAAGGATCTGTACCATGAGGGCATAAGTGTTGATAGACTGCTAGTTATCAACAACATAGGAAGCAATAGCAGCAATGGGGCAGTGTTTGTAAGTATTGATAAGTATAAGATAGCAGATCTAATCTACTTCAGCCAGAGGTACAGTAAGAAAGAAATAACTGATATAGATGTAGAGAAGGCATTGTTACTTGCAAGATCGATAACACTGCATTGAAGGTTGTATCATTCGATCTAGATGGTACAATCTTCAAGAAGGGGTTGGATGACATCTTCTGGAATAGATTGATACCAGAGTTGGTTGCTAGAGAGAAGGGCATAAGCATGGATGAGGCTGTAAGATATGTTATTAACGAGTATGACTCTATAGGTCCAAATGATATAAGATGGTATATACCAGAGTACTGGTTCTGTAGATTTGGACTTACCTACACTATGCTAGACCATCTACTCAACATAATGGAAGAGCAATACTATGCCAATGGCATGTATGATGATGTGCCTTTACTTGCAGAGATAGGTAAGAGGTATAGACTGATCATATCAACATGTAACCCACCAGCAATGGCAAAGAAGAAACTATCCATAATCAAGAGAAGCAATGTTAGTGTAGATGCGCTATTCTCCTCCATATCATACAATATGGTCAAGAGTAAAGAGTTCTATAGTATAATCTGTAAGGAGATGAATGTTAGTGCAGAGAGTATATTGCATGTAGGTGATGATGTGGTGCAGGATCTCAAGGTACCAAGATCAATTGGTATGCAAGCAATACTTATGGATAGAAGGTGTGAAGGGAATTATTATAATGATAAAGGTCTAGTTAATAAAAGGGCTATCAGAATGCATGATGTAGAATGTGTAGTTTGCTCCATCAAGGAACTCATTGATATGATCATACAATAGTAGTAGTAGGTTGTTATTGATGAATGAGTTAATGAATGGATGAGGGATGCGCTATGAACCCTTTGCTTGCATTGCCTGGTTATATAACATTGCTTATAGCTGGTCTAATAATAGTTGGTGTAGGTTTCCTTATAGATGAGTCTGAGGTAGTGCTAAGATTCATCATAGGCTTTATAGGTCTAGGGTTAATAGCAGTTGCAATCCTTGCTATAGTAGTTGTAAGATGATCCTTAACATTGCTACTATTACTGCTTGTTGGTAGATAAAAGGTTAATAAATTCTAGCATAGCACAGAGAGTGGATGAGTGGCAAGACTGATGCTGATGATAGTTACAATGCAATTACCCTGCACAAGAGGCTGAGGGGCAAGATAGAGGTTAGGAACAGGTTAATTATAAGATCAATGCGTGATATTAGCCTTGTGTACACTCCTGGTGTAGCAGATGTAGCGATGGAGATAGCAAGGGATAAGAGCAATGCTTACATATACACATCAAAGTGGAATAACGTAGCAATAGTTACAGATGGCTCAAGAGTACTTGGTCTAGGGGATATAGGCGCTGAGGCTGCGCTCCCAGTCATGGAAGGTAAAGCAATGATATTCAGGCAGTTTGGAGGAGTCTATGCATTCCCCATATGCTTGGCAACAAAGGATAAGGATGAGATAATTAGGATAGTCAAGGGTATAAGCCCATCATTTGCAGCAATAAGCATAGAGGATATCGAGTCACCAAAGTGCCTAGCAATAGTTGATGAACTCCAGAGTGGTTTAGACATACCAGTATTCCATGATGATCAGCATGGTACTGCAGTAGCAGTACTTGCAGCACTACTTAACGCATTGAGGCTCGTTGGTAAGAGGTTGGAGGATGCAAAGATAGTTGTTGCAGGGGCAGGGGCAGCAGGTTATGGCATAGTTAGCATACTACACAGAGCCAACGCAAGGAATATACTCGTAGTTGATTCCACAGGGATAATAAGTAGGGATAGGAAGGAGAATATGAATCCATATAAGTTGAGGATAGCAGAGATGAGCAATCCAGAGCAGGTTAGAGGTTCGCTGCAGGATGCTATAAAGGGCGCAGATGTATTCATAGGTGTATCTGGCAAGGCAGATATAGTGAGCAAAGCAATGGTTGGAAGCATGAGTAAGGATGCGATAGTCTTTGCATTGACCAATCCAGTGCCTGAGATACCACCATATATGGCAAAGAAGGCTGGAGCAAGGATAGTTGCTACTGGCAGATCGGATTACCATAATCAGATAAATAATGCTATTGTATTCCCATCGTTGATGAGGGCTATGCTTGACCTAACCATAAAACGTATAGAATGGGATATGCTTATTCATGTTGCATTTGCTATAGCAGACCTTGCTGGTAATAACATTAGCGAGAGATATATAATACCGAATATTATGGATAATAGACTATTGGAGGTTGTTAGGAATGCAGTTAAGTATTATCAGACTCAATAAGAATATAATATAAATGGTGTTATTAACCTGATTCTTATTATAAGTTGAGATTCTGGGCAGAATAATACGATGTATCAGTGAGTCCATAGTTACAAACATTTATTAGTACATCTGCTTATAATATATAATGGAGATTTTTGGTAGAAGTTTGAGAGAGATAATAAGAGATACTCCACTATACATCTCCCTTGCCAGAAGGTATTGTAGCATAAGGTTAGTTAGAGCAAAGTATCCACTACTTGCTTCCGTAGATGTTTCCAATGTATGTAACCTTCACTGTTCACATTGTTACTGGTGGCTTAATAGAAAGGAGGAGGATGGCTTATGTGCTGAAGAGTGGAGAAGGATAATACGTAAGATGCTCAAGGGCAAGGTTATGCATGTTGGTATTGCTGGGGGAGAACCATTACTACGCTTGGATGTGGTCAAGGTATTCTGCGAGGAGATGCCTAGGCATGTATCTGTAGTAACTAATGGTACACTCTCATTGCAGAGGATAGATGGTCTTTACTTTTACTTTGTGTCTATAGATGGGACTAGAGATGTACATGACCAGATAAGGGGTAAGGGTTCTTACGATAGGACGAGGAGGAACATACTTGATTACATAGAGCGTTACAGCAATAATGGATATAAAGCATGGAAGGATATATGGTTATCATTCACCATAAACTCAATAAACTATAGAAGTGTAGAGGATTGCATAGAGGAGTGGTATGGTGTAGTGAATAAAGTTGCAGTACAGTTCCATACACCATTCATGAAGGGAGACCCCCTCATACTTCCATTCGGGGAAGAGAGAGATTATGTGGTTTCAAAGTTACTGGAGTTGAGGAAGAGGTATCCTAAATTCATCGCCAATCATCCAAAGCATCTTGAACTCTTGAGAAGGAGCTGGGGAGGTAAAGGCACAACGCCTATAGCATGCCCATCGTGGGCAATATTATCACTAGATCATATGGGTAGGATTAAGAGACCATGCTGTATAGGAAGTGCAGATATGAACGCCATGAAACCTATCTGTGAAGAATGTGGGTTAAGTAGTTATGCTATGCTATACAGTTATGGTATAAGAGGTGCATAATTACAATAGTATTGCAATGTATAGTAGATGGGAAGGTGATCGATGAGTAGATTAGTACATGGGATGCAGAATTGAGGATCCATAGATGGTTTACATAATCTCTCTATACAGTCCTTGTAGTTATATAGAGGTTGCAGGGATTGACGATATAATTATGATAATATATCTTCCTGTTCAGATCTAAAGATAGAAACCCATTGTTATAGTGTACAATAACCATGAGTACACAATCTTGAGCATGTGCATGAGTTTGAATGTAGGAACATACAGAGATAATGATTGATAGTAATTACTATTAGGCATCTGAATCTCATCATTATTTTTATCTCATCTACATTCATACAATAAGATGGCAACTAGTTCTCTTCACTCCCTATCGATGTATCATGTATAATTGTATACATGATTAGGTATACAGGTTCGGTACAATAGTAGTGGTTTACAGTACTAAATAGATATCATCATAACGATATTCGCAATAATAGTATGCATATCTGTTACTAGATATATATAGAATATGCCTTAACAGATATCATTTAGTTCATGTATATGGAGGATAGTGTTATTTTATTATACAATACTTTAT includes the following:
- a CDS encoding 30S ribosomal protein S9, which encodes MSSSSMMELYPGARKTARAVAVISEGKGRVWINNTPLEIIEPEVARYIILTPLILAGDARDKVDLKVKVEGGGVIGQALASAIAIARALTGYAKGKREVKDHPLPKNVREEIKKRIIEYDRHLLIGDPRQKEPKKFGGPGARRRRQKSYR
- a CDS encoding DUF504 domain-containing protein, which codes for MKRRRRRRRKGMLEELLSKAIHADDINAYTVVYRDKDMLKELSLDEFLKLSENFQSIPASRIVYVKKYGNEVYSSSRARVEQE
- a CDS encoding helix-turn-helix transcriptional regulator → MNDASSSDDEDIHITADLLYELASPSRLAILYELSKGRELRLGEVARALNLTMQETHRNMARLVDAGLVAKNTNGRFVLTECGMLTARQLNYFRFIAKHIDILRSYTLTRIPSVFMNRVGELVNCRVVHGVSVVLEKLKALEARAEEYINIIVAQAWYEEGKILIDRLSNGINIRMILTNSTIVPKEIIDSGIPKTMHGFKLKGVLQTRVAESVGAAVYVSEREAGLMLPNLSSIFDMNILFLSEDKYFHTWCSDLFMHYWNSADEAKGVERIVRIVE
- a CDS encoding PepSY domain-containing protein, with amino-acid sequence MRMLRRYGIIAAIVAAAIVATIGVVSAYKYYSTPEIQGSANLAAVIENFIKENRKVTFESASKTVEAGNVGVIVTEGRFTVMQGYLVYAFRVVDLERGESYKMIVDAGNGSVLYTSEPVIFRSSKYAYANIAVKISDAATNAVKEVVNGTVESGKLIIDKNNGSAFYTFMIKDGEGKFYMVRVDAKDGSVIDVVETGNSKGWYKEYWHDHYYYGYGHEYGYGYKHGW
- a CDS encoding HAD family hydrolase → MKVVSFDLDGTIFKKGLDDIFWNRLIPELVAREKGISMDEAVRYVINEYDSIGPNDIRWYIPEYWFCRFGLTYTMLDHLLNIMEEQYYANGMYDDVPLLAEIGKRYRLIISTCNPPAMAKKKLSIIKRSNVSVDALFSSISYNMVKSKEFYSIICKEMNVSAESILHVGDDVVQDLKVPRSIGMQAILMDRRCEGNYYNDKGLVNKRAIRMHDVECVVCSIKELIDMIIQ
- a CDS encoding NAD(P)-dependent malic enzyme, which translates into the protein MSGKTDADDSYNAITLHKRLRGKIEVRNRLIIRSMRDISLVYTPGVADVAMEIARDKSNAYIYTSKWNNVAIVTDGSRVLGLGDIGAEAALPVMEGKAMIFRQFGGVYAFPICLATKDKDEIIRIVKGISPSFAAISIEDIESPKCLAIVDELQSGLDIPVFHDDQHGTAVAVLAALLNALRLVGKRLEDAKIVVAGAGAAGYGIVSILHRANARNILVVDSTGIISRDRKENMNPYKLRIAEMSNPEQVRGSLQDAIKGADVFIGVSGKADIVSKAMVGSMSKDAIVFALTNPVPEIPPYMAKKAGARIVATGRSDYHNQINNAIVFPSLMRAMLDLTIKRIEWDMLIHVAFAIADLAGNNISERYIIPNIMDNRLLEVVRNAVKYYQTQ
- a CDS encoding radical SAM protein → MREIIRDTPLYISLARRYCSIRLVRAKYPLLASVDVSNVCNLHCSHCYWWLNRKEEDGLCAEEWRRIIRKMLKGKVMHVGIAGGEPLLRLDVVKVFCEEMPRHVSVVTNGTLSLQRIDGLYFYFVSIDGTRDVHDQIRGKGSYDRTRRNILDYIERYSNNGYKAWKDIWLSFTINSINYRSVEDCIEEWYGVVNKVAVQFHTPFMKGDPLILPFGEERDYVVSKLLELRKRYPKFIANHPKHLELLRRSWGGKGTTPIACPSWAILSLDHMGRIKRPCCIGSADMNAMKPICEECGLSSYAMLYSYGIRGA